A stretch of the Vagococcus xieshaowenii genome encodes the following:
- a CDS encoding MFS transporter: MGSTVLKEQVHYKGNNRLLIGIVFSVLTFWLFAQSLLNMAPDVQADLGLSSGTLSIGVSATSLASGIFIVVAGGMADKFGRVKLTYVGLLLNIIGSLALVITTGSTLFIVGRALQGLSAACIMPSTMALVKTYYEGENRQKALSYWSIGSWGGSGFCSFFGGAVASSLGWRYVFVFSIIISILSGLLLLGTPESVSNEKSKGRFDFVGLILFVISMLSLNIVVSKGSAMGWTSPKTLLLALVVIVGLFVFVQVEKKNVNSFVDFSLFENKGYLGATISNFLLNAVAGTMIVINSYVQQGRGLSSGKTGMLSIGYLVTILITIRIGEKLLQKIGAKKPMIMGAIIAGVGIALMSLTFIEGTVYLGLVFLGYALYGVGLGIYATPSTDTAISSVPMEKAGVASGIYKMASSLGGALGVAISSSFYNSLSLSGDFSMGATVGLMINVAFCLLAIGSVIFVIPNKK, encoded by the coding sequence ATGGGATCAACAGTATTGAAAGAACAGGTACACTATAAAGGAAATAATCGATTATTAATTGGAATTGTTTTTAGTGTGTTAACATTTTGGTTGTTTGCACAATCATTATTAAATATGGCGCCAGATGTACAAGCAGATTTAGGTTTGTCTTCAGGGACGTTAAGTATCGGGGTTTCAGCAACTAGTTTAGCTTCTGGTATTTTTATTGTAGTAGCAGGAGGTATGGCAGATAAATTTGGTCGTGTAAAATTAACGTATGTTGGTTTATTATTAAACATCATAGGTTCGTTAGCCTTAGTCATTACGACAGGTAGCACGTTATTTATTGTTGGTCGTGCGTTGCAAGGGCTATCAGCAGCCTGTATTATGCCGTCAACTATGGCATTGGTGAAGACTTATTATGAAGGAGAAAATCGTCAAAAAGCACTAAGTTATTGGTCAATTGGTTCATGGGGTGGTTCTGGTTTTTGTTCGTTCTTTGGTGGAGCAGTAGCTAGTTCACTAGGATGGCGTTATGTGTTTGTTTTCTCAATTATTATTTCAATTTTAAGTGGCTTATTGTTACTAGGAACACCGGAGTCTGTTTCTAATGAAAAGTCAAAGGGTCGTTTCGATTTCGTAGGACTTATCTTATTTGTCATTTCAATGCTTTCATTAAATATTGTAGTAAGTAAAGGTTCTGCGATGGGATGGACAAGTCCTAAAACATTGTTATTAGCATTAGTAGTGATTGTAGGGTTGTTTGTCTTTGTTCAAGTAGAGAAGAAAAATGTTAATAGTTTTGTTGATTTTTCATTGTTTGAAAATAAGGGTTACTTAGGTGCCACTATTTCTAACTTCTTATTAAACGCTGTTGCGGGGACGATGATTGTCATTAATTCCTATGTACAACAAGGTCGTGGCTTATCTTCTGGTAAAACAGGGATGCTATCTATTGGGTATTTAGTGACCATCTTGATTACCATTCGAATTGGTGAAAAACTATTACAAAAAATTGGGGCTAAAAAGCCAATGATTATGGGAGCAATTATTGCAGGTGTGGGTATTGCTTTAATGTCGTTAACCTTTATTGAAGGAACTGTCTATTTAGGGCTTGTGTTCCTAGGATATGCTTTATACGGAGTAGGGCTAGGAATTTATGCCACACCATCTACTGACACAGCAATTTCAAGTGTGCCAATGGAAAAAGCTGGTGTTGCTTCAGGTATTTATAAAATGGCTAGTTCACTAGGCGGTGCGTTAGGTGTGGCTATTTCTTCTTCATTCTATAACAGCCTAAGCCTATCAGGTGATTTTTCAATGGGTGCAACAGTTGGGTTGATGATTAATGTCGCCTTTTGTTTATTAGCGATTGGCTCAGTTATCTTTGTTATTCCAAATAAAAAGTAA
- a CDS encoding amidohydrolase has translation MILTGLKDRIFDALDQRKDEMIAIRRHLHEYPELSFHETKTSQYIRDFYEGKDCKVVANVGTGYGITIDIQGGRPGKSLAIRADFDALPIEEASGVPFTSKNPGVMHACGHDGHTAYMLILADTLIQFKEELPGMVRIIHQPAEEVPPGGSKDMIEGGCLEGIDNVLGIHVMSTMDVGKVYYHKGGIHTGRATFKLTITGKGGHGSAPQDANDAIVAGAQFVTAAQTIVSRRISPFDAVTVTIGSFDGKGSANVIKESVTLEGDVRMMDEANRPVVEAQFKQILEGISQAFGVTYDLEYGNDYPVCMNDEKLTEKVIHAIESAGIPEVSGVEDVGPQTASEDFAYYALERPSCFIWVGAHEPGTPVYPHHNPKFTIDEGCLIISAKAMASAVLAYLEEE, from the coding sequence ATTATTTTGACAGGATTAAAAGACAGAATTTTTGACGCATTAGATCAAAGAAAAGATGAAATGATTGCTATTCGTCGTCATTTGCACGAATACCCAGAATTATCATTCCATGAAACCAAAACCTCTCAATACATTCGTGATTTTTATGAAGGAAAAGATTGTAAGGTTGTAGCAAACGTAGGGACTGGTTACGGCATCACTATAGATATTCAAGGGGGGAGACCAGGTAAGTCACTAGCTATACGTGCTGACTTTGACGCATTACCGATTGAAGAAGCTTCAGGGGTCCCCTTTACCTCAAAAAATCCAGGTGTGATGCATGCGTGTGGTCATGATGGGCATACAGCCTACATGTTAATATTAGCCGACACATTAATTCAATTTAAAGAAGAGTTGCCTGGCATGGTAAGAATCATTCATCAACCAGCTGAAGAAGTGCCACCAGGTGGTTCTAAAGACATGATTGAAGGTGGTTGTTTAGAAGGGATTGATAATGTCCTAGGCATTCATGTAATGAGTACGATGGATGTTGGAAAAGTTTATTATCACAAGGGTGGTATTCATACGGGACGAGCAACCTTTAAACTAACCATTACGGGTAAAGGCGGGCACGGATCAGCTCCTCAAGACGCAAATGATGCCATAGTAGCAGGTGCTCAATTTGTTACAGCCGCTCAAACGATTGTTAGTCGTCGCATTAGTCCGTTTGATGCTGTAACAGTTACGATTGGTTCTTTCGATGGCAAAGGATCGGCTAATGTCATCAAAGAGAGCGTGACGTTAGAAGGTGATGTGCGTATGATGGATGAAGCTAATCGTCCAGTTGTGGAAGCACAGTTTAAACAAATATTAGAAGGCATTTCTCAAGCGTTTGGTGTTACTTATGATTTGGAGTATGGCAATGATTACCCAGTGTGTATGAATGATGAGAAACTAACGGAAAAAGTAATTCATGCCATTGAATCAGCAGGAATTCCTGAAGTTTCAGGTGTCGAAGATGTAGGTCCTCAAACGGCGTCAGAAGATTTTGCCTACTACGCGTTAGAGCGTCCAAGTTGTTTTATTTGGGTAGGGGCGCATGAACCAGGAACGCCAGTTTACCCACATCATAATCCTAAATTTACAATTGATGAAGGATGTTTAATTATTTCAGCAAAAGCAATGGCTAGCGCAGTGTTAGCTTATTTAGAAGAGGAGTAG
- a CDS encoding helix-turn-helix domain-containing protein translates to MIKQNFCTVNFQDIPHKKDIFSKELTLLLVLEGTITIEDEGQIVHLCTGELYCLNLNHLATMTPYQSDYASVVFLQINPIFFTSQFPDFLNVKFALPIHETSFDKQQAVNHLTNLLVDLLINEFSYQETRTVKQLILLESIILSLTEHFKYQSTAISVHSSNFQTKEIIHFINQHYHEGLTVKEIAEEFFLSEASLSKMFKKETGLYLSKYLKKLQVTRSANELLYSDATIEKIALNAGFNSAKIYREQFKHFFNMSPTEYREQHQMTDNNQPIALTTSHQQPKEIIEQLYQLIKREPHTRQPEQLHKLTKHLEINDSQSLRTKHANDVIVHIEYLSDLNKAHIQKELLELLNQQTLTIISCFNFFPELPVSYRLSKNANLNSFPAFEELDTGLAFLMNHQLKLMIQFDLMDFDDQTISLYLELFNYMINRWGRQFLSTLSFNVQSFTLDNVALYQEFYQSIHHYYPEISFGIKLPISDPFDNQQTHTNIKQLLTHVNRTYNFLSYTADSNYIFNQTNNLSNKIVEAHHYLTNKSNWIKHCLNELSIDCPLYLTEWNTLTGTTINYNGLFFRGALITKQLLNLEQLIDGYGFWLNLESHEHYNLRAQSPSIGLDLFHYHQNRRPAFFSLQLANRMQGTVIREDDFYLLTQHGEKLQLMMWNENYFDPHLSTELAFMNSQILSLSLSIHHLLEGKYQVKQIDFNRESGALFYSYMDFKQTAHLDKETIDYIHAKNRPNLQVFDVDISERFDYSFSLDTNAVILLEFTPIAT, encoded by the coding sequence ATGATTAAACAAAACTTTTGTACGGTGAACTTTCAAGATATACCTCATAAAAAAGATATTTTTTCAAAAGAACTGACTTTATTGTTAGTGTTAGAAGGAACTATCACAATTGAAGATGAGGGACAAATTGTACATTTATGCACAGGGGAACTTTACTGTCTTAATCTCAATCATTTAGCAACGATGACTCCTTATCAAAGCGACTACGCGTCGGTTGTTTTTTTACAAATTAATCCAATATTTTTCACTTCACAATTCCCTGATTTTTTAAACGTGAAGTTTGCATTACCCATCCACGAGACTAGCTTTGATAAACAACAAGCCGTTAACCATTTGACGAACCTCTTAGTCGATCTATTGATTAATGAATTTAGCTATCAAGAAACACGTACAGTTAAACAACTGATCTTATTAGAATCTATCATTCTTTCATTAACAGAGCATTTCAAGTACCAATCGACAGCTATTTCTGTACATTCAAGTAATTTCCAAACCAAAGAAATCATTCACTTTATTAACCAACATTATCATGAAGGATTAACGGTTAAAGAAATTGCAGAGGAATTCTTTCTATCCGAAGCCTCATTATCCAAAATGTTCAAAAAAGAAACAGGTTTATACTTGTCAAAATATTTAAAAAAACTACAAGTCACAAGAAGTGCCAACGAGCTTCTCTATTCAGATGCCACTATTGAAAAAATTGCCCTTAATGCTGGGTTTAACAGTGCCAAAATTTACCGAGAACAGTTCAAACATTTTTTCAATATGAGTCCGACTGAGTACCGTGAACAACACCAGATGACCGATAATAACCAACCTATAGCTCTTACAACGAGCCACCAACAACCTAAAGAAATCATTGAGCAACTCTACCAACTAATTAAAAGAGAACCTCATACTCGTCAGCCAGAACAATTGCATAAGCTTACCAAGCACTTAGAAATTAACGATAGTCAATCTCTTCGTACCAAGCATGCTAATGACGTGATTGTTCATATTGAATATTTAAGCGACCTCAACAAAGCACATATTCAAAAAGAATTATTAGAACTGCTTAATCAACAGACATTAACCATCATTAGTTGTTTTAATTTTTTCCCTGAATTACCTGTTAGTTATCGATTATCCAAAAACGCTAACTTGAATTCTTTTCCTGCTTTTGAAGAATTAGATACTGGATTAGCCTTTCTTATGAACCATCAATTGAAACTCATGATTCAATTTGATTTAATGGATTTTGATGACCAAACCATCTCGCTTTATTTAGAACTTTTTAATTACATGATTAATCGATGGGGACGTCAGTTTCTCTCTACGCTCTCCTTCAATGTTCAGTCGTTTACTCTTGATAACGTGGCACTGTATCAAGAATTTTATCAAAGTATTCATCATTATTATCCTGAAATCAGCTTTGGCATTAAACTCCCTATAAGCGACCCGTTTGATAACCAGCAAACACACACCAACATCAAACAATTATTAACACATGTTAATCGTACCTATAATTTCTTAAGTTATACAGCTGATTCAAATTATATTTTTAATCAAACCAATAATCTATCAAATAAAATAGTTGAAGCGCATCATTATTTGACAAATAAAAGTAATTGGATCAAACATTGTTTAAATGAACTATCAATTGATTGCCCTCTTTACCTAACCGAATGGAACACTTTAACCGGTACTACTATCAATTATAACGGCTTATTTTTCCGAGGAGCTTTGATTACTAAGCAATTACTTAATCTAGAACAGTTGATTGATGGTTATGGTTTTTGGCTAAATTTAGAGAGCCATGAACACTATAATTTAAGAGCCCAATCACCAAGTATTGGACTCGATTTATTTCATTATCATCAAAATCGCCGACCTGCCTTTTTCAGCTTACAGCTAGCCAACCGCATGCAAGGAACGGTAATTAGAGAAGATGATTTTTATTTATTGACACAACATGGTGAAAAATTACAACTAATGATGTGGAACGAAAACTACTTTGACCCACATCTTTCTACTGAGCTTGCCTTTATGAATAGTCAAATTTTATCACTGTCGTTATCTATTCATCACCTATTAGAAGGAAAATACCAAGTAAAACAAATTGATTTTAATCGTGAAAGTGGGGCACTCTTTTATTCTTATATGGATTTCAAACAAACGGCCCACTTAGATAAAGAAACGATTGACTATATCCATGCAAAAAACCGACCTAATCTTCAAGTATTCGATGTTGACATTAGCGAGCGATTTGATTATTCCTTTTCACTCGATACAAATGCCGTTATATTATTAGAATTTACGCCTATTGCTACATAA
- a CDS encoding GNAT family N-acetyltransferase, which produces MKIIEDKQRFVLVNDQMNEIGEITWSNAGEHMMIIDHTYVSPDYRGQQLAEKLVLNVVEKARHDHKKIIPLCPFAKKEFDQKTDYRDVLN; this is translated from the coding sequence ATGAAGATTATTGAAGATAAGCAACGATTTGTTCTAGTAAACGATCAAATGAACGAAATCGGAGAAATCACGTGGTCAAATGCCGGAGAGCATATGATGATAATCGACCACACCTATGTATCGCCCGACTACCGTGGACAACAGTTAGCTGAAAAATTAGTCCTAAATGTCGTAGAAAAAGCACGACACGATCACAAAAAGATTATTCCTCTTTGTCCATTTGCAAAAAAAGAATTTGATCAAAAAACAGACTATCGGGATGTACTTAATTAA
- a CDS encoding PepSY domain-containing protein codes for MKKIVLGAITLATVMTLGACKNETTSTTNEQNNNSSTQVAKESSEVNQNSSSSTSNLSDFSISLDDAIAIYQKEMPNTDITSISIDSSFKNYYYEISGMDDNNEYELKISVDTGDVSDKRDEKLDRDEQNGVKRNEEKLTFDHLKPLDELTELAVKQVGGGQATDWSLEKDLSVTYWEIKVENGKQKHEVKINAETGDILETEQD; via the coding sequence ATGAAAAAAATAGTATTAGGTGCCATTACTTTAGCAACGGTTATGACATTAGGGGCGTGTAAAAATGAAACAACTAGTACCACTAATGAGCAAAACAATAATTCTTCTACACAAGTAGCGAAAGAATCAAGTGAGGTAAACCAAAATAGCTCATCTTCTACATCAAATTTATCAGATTTTTCCATTAGCTTAGATGATGCGATAGCAATTTATCAAAAAGAAATGCCAAACACTGATATCACATCAATCAGCATTGATAGCTCATTTAAGAATTATTATTATGAAATTAGTGGAATGGACGATAATAATGAATATGAGTTGAAAATTAGCGTTGATACAGGGGATGTTTCAGACAAACGTGATGAAAAATTAGACCGTGATGAACAAAACGGTGTCAAACGTAATGAAGAAAAATTAACGTTTGATCATTTGAAACCTTTAGATGAATTAACTGAACTTGCAGTCAAACAAGTAGGCGGCGGTCAAGCTACTGATTGGAGTCTAGAAAAAGACTTGTCAGTTACTTACTGGGAAATCAAAGTAGAAAATGGTAAACAAAAACATGAAGTGAAAATTAACGCAGAAACAGGCGATATTTTAGAAACAGAACAAGATTAA
- the pnp gene encoding polyribonucleotide nucleotidyltransferase, with the protein MSGKQVFTTTWGGRPLSVEVGQLAKQANGSVFVRYGDTVVLSAAVASKQAKDVDFFPLTVNYEEKMYAVGKVPGGFIKREGRPSEHATLTARLIDRPIRPMFAEGFRNEVQITNVVMSVEQDCPPDMAAMFGSSLALAISDIPFNGPIAGVNVGRVNGELILNPTPEQEELSDIHLSVAGTKDAINMVESGAKEVSEEAMLEALLFGHAAIKEMVAFQEEIVAAVGKEKMEVELLQVDPELKAEIQEAYNARMVAAIQTEEKLAREDNIEAVKEEIITVYTEKLAEDENAAKKLKQVKQIAEDLEKDEVRRLITKEKIRPDGRKIDEIRPLAAEVGLLPRVHGSGLFTRGQTQALSTVTLAPLGEHQIIDGLGTEESKRFIHHYNFPQFSVGSTGPARSPGRREIGHGALGERAMAQVIPSEEEFPYMIRVVSEVLESNGSSSQASICGGILALMDAGVPIKAPVAGIAMGLVMEGDDYTVLTDIQGLEDHLGDMDFKVAGTEQGITALQMDIKIEGITEQILTEALSQAKTARMEILKVITSAIEAPREELSAYAPKIEMIQIKPEKIKEVIGKGGDTINGIIDETGVKIDIDQEGNVSIASSDAAMIKRAIEIIEDIVREAKVGETYLAKVVRIEKFGAFVNLFKGKDALVHISQLANERVANVEDVVKEGDEILVKVTEIDKQGRVNASRKAMLPKEETK; encoded by the coding sequence ATGTCAGGAAAACAAGTATTTACAACAACATGGGGCGGACGCCCACTTTCAGTTGAAGTTGGACAATTAGCTAAACAAGCTAACGGTTCAGTTTTTGTACGCTATGGAGATACTGTCGTACTTAGTGCTGCAGTAGCTTCAAAACAAGCAAAAGATGTGGATTTCTTCCCGTTAACGGTTAACTATGAAGAAAAAATGTACGCAGTAGGTAAAGTTCCAGGTGGATTTATCAAACGTGAAGGCCGTCCAAGCGAACACGCAACATTAACAGCGCGTTTAATCGACCGTCCAATTCGTCCAATGTTTGCCGAAGGATTCCGTAACGAAGTGCAAATCACTAACGTTGTCATGAGTGTGGAGCAAGATTGCCCACCAGATATGGCTGCAATGTTTGGTTCATCATTAGCATTAGCTATTTCAGATATTCCATTTAATGGTCCAATTGCTGGGGTTAACGTAGGTCGCGTTAACGGTGAATTAATTTTAAACCCAACACCTGAGCAAGAAGAATTATCAGATATTCATTTAAGTGTTGCTGGAACAAAAGATGCCATTAACATGGTTGAAAGTGGTGCTAAAGAAGTATCAGAAGAAGCTATGTTAGAAGCATTATTATTCGGCCATGCTGCGATTAAAGAAATGGTTGCCTTCCAAGAAGAAATCGTTGCCGCTGTCGGTAAAGAAAAAATGGAAGTTGAATTATTACAAGTTGATCCTGAATTGAAAGCTGAAATTCAAGAAGCATACAATGCTCGTATGGTTGCAGCTATTCAAACAGAAGAAAAATTAGCACGCGAAGATAATATCGAAGCGGTAAAAGAAGAAATCATTACTGTTTATACTGAAAAATTAGCAGAAGATGAAAATGCTGCTAAGAAGTTAAAACAAGTAAAACAAATTGCTGAAGATTTAGAAAAAGACGAAGTCCGTCGTTTAATTACGAAAGAAAAAATCCGTCCAGACGGTCGTAAAATTGATGAAATCCGTCCATTAGCAGCAGAGGTTGGTTTATTACCTCGCGTTCATGGTTCAGGTTTATTCACTCGTGGACAAACACAAGCGTTATCAACGGTTACATTAGCACCACTAGGAGAACATCAAATTATTGATGGGCTAGGAACAGAAGAGAGCAAACGTTTCATCCATCACTATAATTTCCCACAATTCTCAGTAGGTTCAACTGGTCCAGCACGTTCTCCAGGACGTCGTGAAATTGGTCATGGTGCGTTAGGTGAACGTGCAATGGCACAAGTAATTCCAAGTGAAGAAGAATTCCCATACATGATTCGTGTGGTTTCAGAAGTATTAGAATCAAATGGTTCATCTTCTCAAGCAAGTATCTGTGGTGGTATCTTAGCCCTTATGGATGCAGGTGTTCCGATTAAAGCACCAGTTGCTGGTATCGCAATGGGATTAGTAATGGAAGGTGACGACTATACTGTCTTAACAGATATCCAAGGTCTAGAAGATCACTTAGGAGATATGGACTTTAAAGTAGCAGGAACTGAACAAGGGATTACAGCACTTCAAATGGATATTAAAATTGAAGGTATTACAGAACAAATCTTAACAGAAGCTTTATCACAAGCTAAAACAGCGCGTATGGAAATCTTAAAAGTGATCACGTCAGCTATTGAAGCACCTCGTGAAGAGTTAAGTGCTTATGCGCCTAAGATTGAAATGATCCAAATCAAACCTGAGAAAATCAAAGAAGTTATCGGTAAAGGTGGCGACACTATTAACGGTATTATTGATGAAACAGGCGTTAAAATCGATATTGATCAAGAAGGTAATGTAAGTATTGCCTCATCAGATGCTGCTATGATCAAACGTGCGATTGAAATTATCGAAGATATCGTTCGTGAAGCTAAAGTTGGCGAAACATACTTAGCTAAAGTGGTACGTATTGAAAAATTTGGTGCCTTTGTTAATTTATTCAAAGGTAAAGATGCTTTAGTTCATATCTCTCAGTTAGCTAATGAACGTGTAGCAAACGTTGAAGATGTGGTTAAAGAAGGCGATGAAATTTTAGTTAAAGTAACAGAAATCGACAAACAAGGTCGAGTGAATGCTTCTCGTAAAGCAATGTTACCTAAAGAAGAAACTAAATAA
- the rpsO gene encoding 30S ribosomal protein S15, whose product MAISKEQKNQIMSEYARHEGDTGSPEVQIAVLTAEINHLNTHAQVHKKDHHSYRGLMKKVGHRRNLLAYLRNKDVQRYRELIQKLGLRR is encoded by the coding sequence ATGGCAATTTCAAAAGAACAAAAAAATCAAATCATGAGCGAATACGCGCGTCACGAAGGAGATACTGGTTCTCCAGAAGTACAAATCGCAGTTTTAACAGCTGAGATCAACCACTTAAACACGCATGCTCAAGTTCACAAAAAAGATCACCATTCTTACCGTGGACTAATGAAAAAAGTTGGTCATCGTCGTAACTTATTAGCATATTTACGTAACAAAGATGTTCAACGTTACCGTGAGTTAATTCAAAAATTAGGCTTACGTCGTTAA
- the def gene encoding peptide deformylase translates to MILMKDIIREGNPTLREVAQELSFPLSEEDRQLAHDMLEFLKNSQDPQIAEEYNLRGGVGLAAPQLDIEKRMIAVHIPNPDFDEEDAKSGPEITFSEVMVNPKVISHSVQLAGLEGGEGCLSVDRAVEGIVIRHFKITVTYFTVDGEAKKKKFKGYDAMVIQHEIDHLNGVMFYDRIDPKDPFAQKKDIVLL, encoded by the coding sequence ATGATATTAATGAAAGATATTATTAGAGAAGGTAACCCAACACTTAGAGAAGTGGCGCAAGAATTGAGCTTTCCTTTAAGTGAGGAAGATCGTCAATTAGCCCACGATATGCTAGAATTTTTAAAAAACAGCCAAGACCCACAAATTGCCGAAGAGTATAATTTACGTGGAGGCGTTGGTTTAGCCGCTCCTCAATTAGACATTGAAAAACGTATGATTGCTGTCCACATTCCAAATCCTGATTTTGATGAAGAGGATGCGAAATCAGGACCTGAGATTACATTTTCAGAAGTAATGGTCAATCCTAAAGTGATAAGTCATTCTGTCCAATTAGCTGGTTTAGAAGGTGGCGAAGGTTGTTTATCAGTTGACCGTGCCGTCGAAGGTATCGTCATTCGTCATTTTAAAATAACTGTTACGTACTTTACAGTTGACGGAGAAGCAAAAAAGAAAAAATTCAAAGGCTATGACGCTATGGTCATTCAACACGAAATCGACCATTTAAACGGTGTGATGTTCTATGATCGTATTGATCCTAAAGACCCATTTGCACAAAAGAAAGACATTGTTTTACTATAA
- a CDS encoding DNA alkylation repair protein: MTRLLFPTNQPKQAQMEAYMRNQFTFCGLPATERRQLATPLLKDSKSWSKDVLMEEIHYYFGLPEREYQYVAIDLANKNLGRLSIENIHQLSQLVMEKSWWDSVDSLAGLFSSWLKQNMNNVEEVYNWFYQHDNMWMRRVSIILQLKFNDQTNTDYLQQAILNDRTTDEFFIQKAIGWSLRQYSKTNPEWVRLFISDYSLSKLAVREGSKYL; encoded by the coding sequence ATGACGCGACTGTTGTTTCCGACTAATCAACCAAAACAAGCTCAGATGGAAGCGTATATGCGCAATCAATTTACTTTTTGTGGGTTACCAGCAACTGAACGTCGTCAATTAGCCACGCCTCTTCTTAAAGACAGTAAGAGCTGGTCGAAGGATGTATTAATGGAAGAAATTCATTATTATTTTGGGTTACCAGAACGCGAGTATCAGTATGTAGCTATAGACCTTGCAAATAAAAATTTAGGCCGTTTGTCTATTGAAAATATACATCAGCTAAGCCAATTAGTGATGGAAAAATCATGGTGGGATAGTGTGGATAGTTTAGCGGGATTATTTAGCTCGTGGTTAAAACAAAATATGAATAACGTTGAAGAAGTATATAATTGGTTTTATCAGCATGATAATATGTGGATGCGACGTGTGTCGATTATCTTACAACTTAAATTTAATGATCAAACCAACACTGATTATCTTCAACAAGCCATTCTAAATGATCGAACAACAGATGAATTTTTTATTCAAAAGGCGATTGGTTGGTCGTTGCGTCAATATAGTAAAACCAATCCTGAATGGGTACGCCTGTTTATTAGCGATTATTCCCTTAGTAAGTTAGCGGTTAGAGAAGGAAGTAAGTACTTATAA
- a CDS encoding LrgB family protein: MIDYLSKEPIFGVMLTVMVFMFFRMMGNKYQLKWLNPLAFSIIAIILFLKGTNISYDNYFVGAKYVDMFIGPATVALALPLYRSLPLIKKHATAIMMAVGIGTLFNISLVLLLSVLFKLKEPLTLSLVPKSVTTAIAMDLSTQIGGVAAITVLSVITTGVLAPLCAEPILKLFGIHDPMAQGLALGTTSHAIGTSKAMEMGEVQGAMSGLAIGIAGIATVILAPLLTSVVEIFIY, from the coding sequence GTGATTGATTATTTATCCAAGGAACCAATTTTTGGTGTTATGTTAACCGTCATGGTATTTATGTTTTTTAGGATGATGGGTAACAAGTATCAGCTTAAGTGGTTGAATCCGTTAGCCTTTTCAATTATAGCGATTATATTATTCTTGAAAGGGACGAATATTTCTTATGACAATTACTTTGTGGGCGCTAAATATGTCGATATGTTTATTGGACCGGCGACTGTTGCATTAGCCTTGCCTTTGTATCGTTCTTTACCGCTCATTAAGAAGCATGCTACAGCAATTATGATGGCGGTAGGGATTGGGACATTATTTAATATTAGTCTAGTGTTGTTGTTATCGGTCTTATTCAAGTTAAAAGAACCATTAACGCTTTCGCTTGTGCCTAAATCGGTGACGACGGCAATTGCAATGGATTTATCAACACAAATTGGTGGTGTTGCAGCGATTACGGTCTTATCTGTTATTACAACCGGCGTACTGGCACCATTATGTGCGGAGCCAATTTTAAAACTATTTGGCATTCATGATCCAATGGCGCAAGGTTTGGCGTTAGGAACAACTTCTCATGCGATTGGTACATCAAAGGCGATGGAAATGGGTGAAGTCCAAGGCGCCATGTCAGGATTAGCCATTGGAATTGCAGGTATTGCGACCGTTATTTTAGCCCCATTATTAACAAGTGTTGTAGAGATATTTATTTACTAA